TGCTCGGATCGGCTCCAGGCCGGTAGAGCCATGCGGTGCTGATGGCCAGCGGCTTCCTCTCCTCCTTCAGCATAGCGTCCAGGAGTGGATCCAGCATGACCTGCAGGGTGTTCTCGACTTCTTCGAAGCTCACCACCGTCTGGTCGGCCGCGGCCGCTCCGAATTCGTCGCCGAGGACATCGAAGTAGGCACGCCTTTCGGCAGCCTCGGATTTCTTCAGGGAGATGTACTTGCGCGCCACGAGGTCAAAGTCCTCGTACGGCATCAGGAAGACTCGCGTCGCATAAGTCTTCGTGGTTTCGATCTCGATGTTGAAGATGGGGCTCCATCGAAGGCGAATGGACGAATAGAAGAGCGTGTGCAATACGTCCGGCTCCGCGGGACGCCGAGGCCACTCGATCTTCGCTTCTCTCAACAGCTTCTTGACTACTGCCATGTCGTCCTTGTCGTTCCTGAGGACAGCGTCGCAGCTGCGGAAGAAGCCTGCGCCTTTCTGGGCAGTCGTCTGACCTTTGGTTGGCACGTTGACACTGTGGGCCAGATCCGCTAGCACGTCAAGTGCGGTGACCGTCATGTTTTGGCGAACGCTGTAGGTGTTCCGGCGTCGCCATCCGTCGCAGACGAATTCCTTGAAGTTGTAGCAGGGGTCGGAGGCGGATGCGTTAAGCGACGCGCGTAGCTTCTGCGCGTAGAGGGAGCAGCCGTCGGTGTCGCACGTAACATACCCGACGGGGTTGGGGCCGTTAGGTCCGATGATTATGAAGAAGATTACGATGATTAAACCGGCCGTAAGGGCTACTGTCTTGTTCACGTCGCTCAAGAACCGGTACCGCTGGCTGCGTGcctgtgaaaaaagaaaaagaaaacttccaTATCACACACCACTGCCTCGCGATCTTAAAATTAGGGACTGGGGGGCACGCGGTGACcgcctgtgcaaataagttatgtggccagggtaacacaaagtgagatgataattatcgctgtcagcagcccagttaactaaaattgaataattaacctattagtgactgcagtaagtgtgaaTGTTGGTATTCAAAAGTTACAGGCAGTCGtttttctacacagtttcacttggaagaattcttcaagcatgtctgtgctccgagatatcgactccaaattttaattgtcgttcgcctaattacgcatgcaagaaagtgtggattggcgcaaagctcctccctggtgTGACGCGGCtcttgcgtgcggcgtttagtctgacaacagggcggagGTATAGTCAAAGATGATAACTGTTCCCCTTTCCCTCTCGGCATCTGCCCGTGCGAGCATCCGTCCAgacgtactgcgcagagttatcgagtcgacgcgagagcggtttatgctttgcgttgctgcggAAAGGAGGCGTTTTGCATATTTTTTAGGGCATCGACATCTTGATGGCTTAagtgttttcatgagatttgtgcataaccacaccaaacttaaagcggcagtatgaaatatttgttagcatagctaaaactgTTTCTGCTGCTGATGGGGCatttgttgctcttgatttcaataaagcttacaatacttggaaatcagcagtcactttatttgcgtagcccaggcaagggcCATGCCTGCTAGTCTAGTGACCATTACGCACGTCGCtgtgccctccggcttctccgttCGCACCATTATCTCGGCGTGGCAGCTACCgtcatcgttacaggctgcgggGTCGCATGTTGCGACAGCGGTTCCGGGTTcttcaatttttattgcgatagcaattatatggacacttcaaccggattttgaCAACCggagtcgtgtttctacacagtatcagttggacGGATTTTTCTACACAGTAAATCAGTTGGGcgattcttctagcgtgtctgtataTTATATATTTATACTATCtaatatatagatatataataatataatatatatatatatatagatctaTATCGTCGGCTCACTTCACTCCTTGGAGAGGCGCACGTGTGTTGAGTGAGCCTCCTGAACAAAactgcaatgtggtgaacgctgTTGTAATCGGGAAACCTCACAGTTGCGACGTAATGCTCACGCCATCTTTCTCTCACACtatatctccctctctctctctctctttatatatatatatatatatatatatataatgaaactAACTCTACTTTTGCCACGTGACTGGGTTCCCACACTTCAAGCACATACACTTTTTCCCCCTTTCGCACGCCttatgctaacgcattaaaaaacgaaaacaaagctGCATCGGTGCGAAGGTATTTTAATACGTGGTGGGACAAGAGCAGATCATATTTTTAGCCttaagagaaaaggagaaaggtATTACGACGCTGCCAAGAAGATCTCAAGGACTAGAAATCAAGCAAGGAATCTCTGAACATAGCGGGGATAGCTCATGGATAAACACTTAAGTCATGGCGTGCACTCTGGTGTGCGCGACTTGTATTTGTCGGTTCCGTCCAGTGCCGATAAGGAACAAAGCACGGACATTGAGCTTTGGGtaacttgaacccccccccctgcAGTACTCAATAATTCTCCATTTCACTTCAGTGTGCCGAGTGGATCTACGCACGCCTTCTTCATGTTTGACGGTATGTTTCACGTACCGCGATCAACCAGCAATTGCGAAAAAAATTGTTCTCCCTGTTTTGTAATGCTTGCAGATAATAATTAACTTGCGTATGTGCATTGAGTCACGGATTAAAATCATTTTTCTTAATTAAAAAAACAGTACCACGGACTTTACGCTATGAAGACTCACTAGATAGCGCAGAAAGCATCAAACCGATCAACGTGACTTTCTTTTGATGTAGCCTGCAGCGGCATAAGACAAAATTAACTTTGGTGCAATTTaggtgcatcataattcgtgaaTAAATTAGATGTGGTCGTGAGATAGACTATGAGGAAACTGGAGGCATGACGTTCTCGTGCGAGCTGTATAGTGTTCCTTTGCCCGAAAATAACGTGCGTTCTTCTCGTACACTTCCACGTGACGACAAATTTATTTACATTTAGTCAACGATAACGCAGGCACTCACCTCCGGGGTTTCAGCGACATCACCTCGAGGCGCAGACTCTCCTGCTTTCGTTCGCGAGGCCTCCGCGGTCCCGCCGGTAACCGACGAGGATTGAGCCTGCAGAGCCGCACGATCCTTTTCCGTGTTCTGTGCGCCTTCCGCGGCACCCTGACGCTGCTGCACCTGCAGCGAGTTGTCTCGGATCCCTTTTTTGGCTTCTTCTGCATTGGTAGTCTTTTCCGTGGAGTCGTGCTTGCTGCTCGAGCTCTTGTCGGTAACTGTGGCTGCAGAGTGTTCCCGGATGTCGCTATCTCTCGTCCCTTTGTCCGATGAACCAGGCGCAGCAACCGTGTCCCCGTTGTGCTTCTTAGCTTTCCTCGAACGGCGATGCCTTCGCCTTCCTCGCGGCGATTCTTGCGTGCGAGGAGTTATGTCTTGCGTGCGCGGGGATTCGAGTATACGAGAGACTTCAGTACATTCGTCCAATACGTTGGTAACCTCGGCCGTCTTTGCTTCCATTGCGGGAGAGAGCCTATCTATCGATACAGCAATTTGGTTTGGTTTGATTCGGTGCCTGTGTGTGTGGCtgtacccactacgggggatgaatcgggcggcagtaggtaaaaaaaaaaaaaaggggggggggggggggctgatgaaAACTTGAATGCAACTTTGTAAGTTAGGAATGAGATATTCAATGAATGCTAATCGTTAATATAAATTTAGGGCTATATTAGATAAAACGTGAAGTTAATATCCTTGTTTTAATGTTGAGGAAGAAGACGCCACAATACCGGTGCGTCTCATTTCGCTTCGTTTTCCTTTACTGATGGCACATGCCTACtgtgagggattggccaagattcaATTGATATTAGGAAAGAAGTTGACTTAATGGTCAACAAAATATCTGGAAGATACCTCACGAAACATTTATCAAGAAAAATCGGTTTGAAGCAACTAAAGGAGCAACTGGTTGAGCAAGCGTCCGTTTGGTGTCTTTGTCTTTGTCTGTATCTCCAGAAGAAACGTGCCAAGTCAGGGCGTGTACTCGATGCGCGCAAACTTGcgtgctttcttgcttgcttctATTAGCACACCCTACTTTCCTATTTTCGGGCGCTAACCCTACGCATTATTACAAACAGCGGCGTACCCAAACCCCGTCAAACTCcgcgttctctatcctgacgcgtaccccagcgacatgtgcccctcatGCGGATACACGgtgacactcgcacacatgctctgggagtgtagatacgttcatcccgactctacctcggacaagtgggagaagtccttGAGAAGCTCGCTTCTcaccgaccagcaatgggccgtccagcaggcccacgaagcggccgccaagtattccctgtcggtccctgcatacgtgggagacgcccgctacgccctaagcgcgtcctgcgggacgcaaataaagtttgtccagtccagtctaTTAGCCCACCCACTGTGGTGTATTGGCCAAGAGGGCCTCGtttaaagggaagggggaggaaATTTAAAAGCAGGAATTAAGGCAGGGTAAGGTGAGAATTTTGCAATATGGAAATAAACTAATTTAGGAGTGAATTTTTAAGAGGACTTATATTAGTTACATTTAAACGGGTATTTTTGTCGGTATTCAAATATCATCGGTAATTGCGGAATTTTCGGGTGAATCCAGTTGCTATAATGCGTGAGCACGAGTCGCGTAAAAGTGGGAAAAAGTGTATGTGCGTGATATCTGGGTATCCGGTCACGTGATATGGGTAGAGAGGGAAGGGATAGCTTAGAATAACATGTCtgtgtataaatatatatatatatatatatatatatatatatatatatatatatatatatatatatatacgcggatctcacgcactgtggcaatcgatgtaagcgaagctttgcatgctgcttgctttgattgacgataactAGCGGTGATGTCGGTGGCGAATGTGTAACTTCTTAAGCGTTTAGTctaatacgagagtggtgagttgatggtaAACGTCACTTTGCGTGTGCAACTTCTGTTTGTCTGCGCAGttcacagaacacacagggaaacgtgtttgcttgaggcgttgttgtgcatCATTGTTCATAATGTCTAagagggttgagcattatcattgcctcacatggcacatcgcatcgtggcagaagcgTTAAACTTTAATTTAATTATGGAGCTGCACGTAATTCAGTTAATTATTATAATTCTATGCATGCATTGTGTacatacattcgcggtctgcatCACGTTTCGCTGCctagcgaagacgctcctgttccgcgcgacgcttctttcgggcctgggtgtcctcgaaCCTGAatgcacgctttggagccatttttcTGGCGCATGTTTATGTGCTCCTTCTACATACGTGGCCAGCATTCTGtcgagacgccagctccaagcgctctcttcaggctatggatgGTCGTAATGTTTGCACTCACAGCCCAGCACGCTacctccacagcccagcacctgcatttttgtcacataggaaagcaagcacagcacgtgccatacacacaaactgtgaaacgctgGCACGGCGGGGCCGCACCTAGGCCAAGGAGGCATTCGCATGCAAGATCGGCTGTCCGCGATATATCAGACACCCGTTGTTGTCACCCCTGGTGCGAGGCCTCGGCGAGCCCCCAAACCACAGACCGCTATGGTTCCAGCTTTGACCCCCTAAGCCTAAGTAGCATGGACGTGTCATATGGGGGTTCACTGGCAGTCTCAAAATACAGAAATGGCGTTCAGTACAGTGTCAAGTATGTCACTCGTTTTGATAATTCTTCGGAGGACATCCCAAAGGAGCACGGCACTCCAACAATCTTTGAAATAGTGATCTATTTTATTAACGCTGTGCACGAAGGAGGACACATTCTTATGCCTGCGGATCGCAACAGTTAATTTTGTCCAACTACATTACGACTAAGAACATTTTGTATGGAGtccaatgaagaaaaacaaaattcactgcaagagaaatgcgttagcattgtgTCGCACCTCTGTGATGTTCCGGATGATAGATTTAAATAGATTTAAACCTCGTTTACCAcgttgcaaagtgttgttcaggcgCTCACTCGACGCACGCGCTCTCTTCGAGGAGCAAACGGTGGTCCGAAGCAGATCCCCGTCAGTTCTATACAATCCCCTCTCTACTTATACCACGTgactggcttcccacacttcacacacatacgcTGTTCTCCACTTCGACACTCCTAATTTTATCGCATTTATAACCCTCCAACACCAGGAAGACGACACATTCGGTCGGCAATCGGCAAGACACACAAAGTCCTGCGCGCTATCTCTGCTGTTCCTTCTTTCAACCAGAACGTTAGAGACAGAATATGAGGCTCAGAGAGAGCCTCCCTGCTCCACTCCTCCCCGCAGGACACTTAAGAGATTCAATCAATTTTTCGCTACACACATCACGATGGCAAGAGAGCCCTCAAAAGAGCAGCACACGAGTACAATGCTTGGACTAGGCACCATCGGTAGGGTCCGAGCTGTCGACGCATTCGCTGTGACAACGGGAAACAATTAACATTCCTCGCAAAAGTTCATGACGTTGAGGGTTGAACAGAAGTTAGCTTTCGGAAGCCACGTGCCAGGAAGCACTGTCCGTAGCTtcgctgaaagaaaaaagaaatacaaaaactGAATCTTAATTGATTTTACTAGCACTAGTTCTTGATAACAAACAATGCTGTTCTAAGCTACTCGGGCCTCGCGCTAGGGGCGCTAAAATCTGCGTGTACGAAGTAGCCTACCTAGTAGCAGCACAATACAGGCGCGCTGTCTGATCGGCAACGAAACGATATGTAGTTGAAGCTGCACTTGGCTAATTTCACTAAAATGGTAAGCTGACTGCCCTGCAAATGCAGTGACGCCGGATTGGATGCAATGATCAATGTGAGATTTGCTTCAGACGGGAAGATTTCATATTTAAGGACCCTTATTGGTTTTATTCATAGCTCTGTGGCTACGATCAAGCGGATGCAAGCGTTTCCTTCTGTAAACTTGACTGCATGTTGCATATTTCTGCAAACATACTTTGCCTAAGCTCGCATCTCCTGCCCTTGAGTGAATCCGTTTGTCTAGGCCCTTGGGAAACGCTGCATATTACCTGCTCGCGTCGAGAAGGCTAATGCGGTCCAGCACTAAACTCTAACAGCGCCTGCGCCAACACAGTCACGACCACCCCAAGCAACAAATATTTCTTTGAAGCTCTAAACCTAATTTCAACGTCACACTCCTACCATGTTCACTGTCGTGACACATTGGCTTTCTCTTAAGCTGCTGGTCATGGGCGACCTCCCAAATGCTGGTAAATGCGTCCTAGTTCTTTCATTTTGAAGGAAAGAATGACAGAAGAGGTAAATcacggtctggagcgtaagacaacggatgttcgtacgctgctgtgcgtgggtcgtcacgtggatgaagtggacggccacagcacagcacgtccagccggtggctgcgtgcaccgccagacttgaaattcaaggagtgctctacatcgtcgagttaGTCGTTCTTCCCCagtgttcccacgatattattttaggttgggattttctctctcgtcaccaagctgtcattgattgctcccgtgcagaagtcgccttcgcTTCGattggcaatgccatatctgacgacgtttcgctttcctgcaccaagttatccctcactgacgacatccagatacctccgcacgcatccgttctggcacctgtatcctgttccattgcctccgactctaccgtactcttcacaccttccactgctttcgttcgtcgccacatctcaccactcccaaccgcgctgcttggccttcaagccggtgcgactcaccttcctgtctacaaccacttcccattcccgattacgttgcttcgcggggaatctctcggcactgtggagccttacgacaccattaccgcattggaacttcctaatggatcgtccgaggtcaacaccctctccggttgtcccgtacctgccacatcgcctgaagacgttttcagtcacgtcatcgacaacgccttaaaccccaagcagcgccatgacctcctccgtctacacgacaaatttcgccctgcttttgacagccatagcacttctccgggtcgaacgacgactgtgtgccaccggattgacaccggtgctcactcaccgctacggcagcgaccataccgcgtatcttcgatagaacgacgcgtcattgacgagcaagtaggtgaaatgctcaagcgtggcgtcattgaaccatccgacagtccatgggcatcgccagttgttttagttaaaaagaaggatggctcgatgcgcttttgcgtggactaccgtcgcctaaacaaaataacccgaaaggatgtttatccattgccacggattgatgacgccttagactgcttacaaggtgcagagttcttttcctccctcgatctacgctctggttattggcaggtgcctatggctgcagacgataagcctaaaacagctttcatcacgctagatggcttatacgaatttcgtgtgatgccattcggcctttgcaacgcgcccgcgacttttgagcggatgatggatactattcttcgaggcctcaaatggaacacgtgctcgtgttatttggacgatgtagtagtgtttgcaccagattttcctactcaccttgatcgcttgcatcaggttttacgctgtctcagtgacgctggcctccaactcaacctgaaaaaatgtcactttggggcacgccagctgacaattctcggacatgtcgtgtcgaaggacggcgttctccccgatgccgcaaagctcgTGCTGCTAAAGAtttcccaaggccaacgtctctaaaagacttgcgtagttccattggcctctgctcgtacttccgccgcttcattcgaaatttcgcttcgattatggcaccgctgacagagctactaGAGTCAGTAATGCCACCTTGGCCTTTATACTATACGCTTAGCATGAAATGATACCAGGGGCGCGAGGAAAGGCGACGAACGTGGTTTTACAATTTTCATAGCAATCACCGCATGGTGGGCGCTCACTCATGATCATTACTGTAGCATTCACGTCAGAAAGCTATACAACAGTGTTGTAAAGCATTGTGGAGGCTCTAACGTCAATTTCCAGCCCTGCATGACAGTCTACAGGATTCTTCTGGTTGAAAGGCTGAGGCGTCAGCGAACTCGCAAGTGTACCTTGTACTAAACTCGGGAACAGGGGCAATGACGCCTGCGACTTCGTAGTAGAAATCAATGGCGTGAGCACTGCATTGTCACTGAACCGCAGAAAACTTGTGGCTATGCGTTGTGCTACTCGTAACTGGAGAAGCTACCACGCTGACCTTCGTGTGGCGACGCTTTCCTGCCCACCCCGTGTCATTTCGCGCTATAGAGTGATAACGGATTACCAACTAGACCGGTCCTGCACGTTTATGGCTCAGAGACTGGTCTGCTGGGAGTCTCGCTGCTTGCCATCGGTCTGCTCCGTTGAGCAGGATGCTTGGGGACAGCACAGTGCAGCTGCAGAGCCGAGAAGCTGCGCGTACGCCCGCCGGTACTGCCGGTTGGTGACGCCGTAGATGATAGGGTTGATGCACGCGCTCAAGTACAGCAGCAGCTGGCTGCCCAGGTGCCCCGCTGGGTGACGAACCTCGGCGTCCACTACCTGCAGAGTGACCAGCACCTTGGTGTCAGACACACTTTGCACGTGGGTGTCCTGCACCACTAACGTGGGTGGCATGCGATGAAAGTGCCCTTCTCGGTGAATTCGTACATTCACGAAAACGCGCGCGCAATCACGAGGCAGTTTAGAACAAGTTGTCAATCAAGGATCCGAATTATTACCTCACAGGCTGGTAAATGGTGTTCGGGACGCAACTCGGGGAGCAAGCAAGCCAGCGTAGTACCCTTTGCCAGGCTGCGTGAACAGCCACAAATATTGAGGAGGAAAAAGTCGGAAAGATGTCATAAATACTGAAAGCACAATTGCGTACCTGCAAGCGAAGACAACC
This Dermacentor silvarum isolate Dsil-2018 chromosome 6, BIME_Dsil_1.4, whole genome shotgun sequence DNA region includes the following protein-coding sequences:
- the LOC119456717 gene encoding endothelin-converting enzyme 2 → MEAKTAEVTNVLDECTEVSRILESPRTQDITPRTQESPRGRRRHRRSRKAKKHNGDTVAAPGSSDKGTRDSDIREHSAATVTDKSSSSKHDSTEKTTNAEEAKKGIRDNSLQVQQRQGAAEGAQNTEKDRAALQAQSSSVTGGTAEASRTKAGESAPRGDVAETPEARSQRYRFLSDVNKTVALTAGLIIVIFFIIIGPNGPNPVGYVTCDTDGCSLYAQKLRASLNASASDPCYNFKEFVCDGWRRRNTYSVRQNMTVTALDVLADLAHSVNVPTKGQTTAQKGAGFFRSCDAVLRNDKDDMAVVKKLLREAKIEWPRRPAEPDVLHTLFYSSIRLRWSPIFNIEIETTKTYATRVFLMPYEDFDLVARKYISLKKSEAAERRAYFDVLGDEFGAAAADQTVVSFEEVENTLQVMLDPLLDAMLKEERKPLAISTAWLYRPGADPSKARWQSVLASYGVEGNETIIYETEALSFVMEFFNLWARYGEAMTEILVSWCTVQVAALYTNQRLVTNYYGTQDATRFQYGAFCLSKAYLIAGFSVFAPYVHEEMKPSARGDAEVIALSVRRAFLTRLMAWKHYEPERIVLGDWDSVSVVFSPFDSDTTSISNGNLSYPDMGESLAENWRDAAVPLDIIRSDMVYVALKSLKLHVVLDHDFLLLPFATAFPNYHPTVHKAIKYAGVGKEVALALSEAFLDTYARFNEAKRAIDSASICMAGAPDFVSNMEAIALSALFDAFRNALDGKDIRLGAV